A genomic window from Clostridium aceticum includes:
- a CDS encoding thiamine pyrophosphate-dependent enzyme, with the protein MRREKNINARNITDEEYFYGHKACAGCGGSLAVRLVLKVLGQRTFTVLPAGCMSAVGFNYPQLCFTTNAMISTFAGTASMISGVAAGARALGIKDFHAVGIAGDGGTADIGIQALSGAIDRREKIIYICYDNEAYMNTGIQKSGLTPYGTRTTTTPAGDNIRGAVTTKKNMFEIVAAHGIDYAATASIGYIQDFLNKINKAKQVEGTSYIHVYAPCPTGWGTSADSAIELGKEVVDCGLWYLAEYENGEFLLNKNPKEFASAEDYLKNQGRFKHLLKEDIEKIVKDRDEKWEKIRKSWVRS; encoded by the coding sequence AGGTAGTTTAGCAGTTCGGTTAGTATTAAAGGTATTGGGACAGCGAACCTTTACAGTGCTTCCTGCTGGTTGTATGTCGGCGGTAGGATTTAATTATCCGCAGCTATGCTTTACCACCAATGCCATGATCTCTACCTTTGCAGGAACAGCTTCTATGATCTCAGGTGTAGCAGCAGGGGCAAGGGCATTGGGTATTAAGGATTTCCATGCTGTAGGTATTGCCGGAGATGGAGGTACAGCAGATATCGGTATTCAAGCACTTTCGGGTGCCATAGACCGTAGAGAGAAAATTATTTATATCTGCTATGACAACGAGGCTTACATGAACACAGGGATTCAAAAAAGTGGCTTGACCCCCTATGGTACCCGCACCACCACCACACCGGCAGGAGATAATATTCGAGGAGCAGTTACAACGAAGAAAAATATGTTTGAAATTGTCGCTGCCCATGGCATTGACTATGCAGCCACCGCTAGTATTGGTTATATACAAGATTTTTTAAATAAGATTAACAAGGCAAAACAAGTAGAGGGTACCTCCTACATCCATGTATATGCTCCTTGTCCTACTGGATGGGGAACCTCTGCTGACTCTGCTATAGAATTAGGTAAAGAAGTGGTAGACTGTGGGCTTTGGTATCTAGCGGAATATGAAAACGGAGAGTTTCTTCTAAATAAAAATCCTAAGGAATTTGCCTCAGCTGAGGACTATTTAAAAAATCAAGGTCGATTTAAGCACTTATTAAAGGAAGATATAGAGAAGATCGTAAAAGATCGTGATGAGAAGTGGGAAAAGATTAGAAAAAGTTGGGTAAGATCATAA
- a CDS encoding MGDG synthase family glycosyltransferase encodes MRLAIVTASVGQGHNSVALALQEAFQLEDPNIKIKIFDVLDDSRVYQFFTNVYLQVITKNPSIYSKIFYWSQQHQQASSIISYLNFVCFKTLKKMKQSFQPDAFIFTHPIPTNSYNATIKIPAWTIITDYSYHPIWYNSDITGYFVANDHLQNQLLKNKYPIESIFNTGLPIKQSFTTGKKVYKPLIQYPDTHPLILIMGGGLGIGALNSIVEKLETIDFPFQGLIVTGKNERLYWEMKKLENRDSKKWEIISFTNEIPSLMKKASLLITKAGAITLTEAQACELPTIIYNPIPGHEEENAHCVCQQGWATWAKNS; translated from the coding sequence ATGAGGTTAGCTATTGTTACAGCTTCAGTAGGTCAAGGTCATAATTCAGTTGCCTTAGCTTTACAGGAGGCTTTCCAACTGGAGGATCCAAACATTAAAATTAAAATATTTGATGTTTTAGATGACAGTAGAGTATATCAGTTCTTTACTAATGTATATTTACAAGTAATAACAAAAAACCCATCTATCTATAGCAAAATTTTTTACTGGTCACAACAACATCAACAAGCCAGTTCCATCATAAGCTACTTAAACTTTGTTTGTTTTAAAACCCTAAAGAAAATGAAGCAAAGTTTTCAGCCTGATGCTTTTATCTTTACCCACCCAATTCCTACAAATAGCTACAACGCCACTATAAAAATTCCTGCTTGGACGATTATCACTGACTATTCCTACCACCCTATCTGGTATAATTCCGATATAACAGGATACTTTGTTGCAAATGATCATCTGCAAAATCAATTGCTAAAAAATAAGTATCCTATTGAATCCATATTTAATACTGGGCTACCTATAAAGCAATCCTTTACCACTGGAAAGAAAGTTTATAAACCTCTAATACAATATCCAGATACACATCCTTTGATATTAATTATGGGAGGAGGGTTAGGTATAGGTGCATTAAATAGCATCGTAGAAAAGTTAGAAACTATAGATTTTCCCTTCCAAGGACTGATAGTTACAGGAAAAAACGAACGTCTTTATTGGGAGATGAAAAAACTTGAAAATAGAGACTCAAAAAAATGGGAAATTATCTCCTTTACCAATGAAATTCCTTCACTGATGAAGAAGGCATCTTTACTAATTACTAAGGCAGGTGCCATTACATTGACAGAAGCACAAGCTTGTGAACTGCCTACAATTATTTATAATCCAATCCCTGGTCATGAAGAAGAAAATGCCCATTGTGTATGTCAGCAAGGATGGGCAACCTGGGCAAAAAACTCCTGA